Sequence from the Deinococcus sedimenti genome:
GCGGGGCGCGGCCGGGTCTCCCCCACCGCGCCCCGCTCCCCTGTCTGCGTTACAGCTGGTTGTAGTTCACGTTGAAGGTGTCGCAGCTGTTGGGGTTGCCGCTCTTGAAGCCGGTCATGAACCACTTGACGCGCTGCGCGGCGCTGCCGTGCGTGAAGGAGTCCGGGGCGACGTACCCCTGCCCCTGCCGCTGGAGGTTGTCGTCGCCGATGGCCTCGGCGGTCGCGACGGCTTCCTGCACGTCCGCCTGGGTGATGTTGGCGTCCTGCTGCGTCTTGTTGCCCCACACCCCGGCGAAGCAGTCGGCCTGGAGTTCCAGTCGGACGCTGTAGCTGTTCGCCTCGGCCTCGGTGCGGGCGCTGCGCTGCTTGCGGTCCACCTGATCGCTGATGCCCAGTTCGTCCTGGACGTGGTGGCCGACCTCGTGGGCGATCACGTAGGCGTAGGCGAAGTCGCCGCCGCCGCCCAGCTGGCGGTCCATCTGCGTGAAGAAACTGGTGTCCAGATAGATTTTCTGGTCGGCGGGGCAGTAGAACGGGCCGACGGCACTATTGGCCTGACCGCAGCCGGACTGGGTGCCCCGCGTGTACAGCACGAGGCGCGGTTCGGTGTACGTCCGACCGGCCTGCTTGAAGATGCTGCCCCAGACCTGATCGGTGCTGCCCAGGACCCTGTCGACGAACTGATAGGCCTCGTCGTTCTGGGTGGTCTGTGTGGACTGGCTCTGCTGGGTGGGCTGGCTACTGCCCCCACCGAGGATCGCTCCAGGGTCTATGCCGAAGAACATGGCGATCAGCGCGATGATCAGGCCGCCCACGCCCCCCACTGCGATGCCCCCGCCGGGCAGTCCACCGGCTCCACGACGATCCTCGACGTTCCCACTGCCGGGAAGATTCTTCCAGTCCATATCCTGCCCCTTTGACGCTCCTTGAATTCAGTGGAGGTGGCGGGGCGTGCGCCCACGGTCGTCCGCTGTTGGTGTCGTCATTGTAGGAAGGGGCGCGTGCTGGACGCCTGACCTGACCTTTAGGCTTTGTAGTGGAGTTGCTTCAGGTCAGGCGTCGCAGGTACGTCTCGCCGCGCGGGGTCAGGCGCAGGAGGTGCAGGGCAGGTTCGGCGCTGTCGGCGTTACGGCACATGCTTTTCAGGGCGCAGGGGCCGCAGGCGCAGCCGTCCTGCTGCGGCGTGGCGTCCTGCACGTACCCGCCGCTCTGGAGGGTGCGCAGCATACCGCTCAGGGCGCCGGGGGTACTGCCGAGCGCGCGGGCGAGTTCGTCCGGAGTGCGCGGCTGGATGCCGATGGCGTGCAGCAGCGCGCCCAGGGGGCTGGCAGGCGGGCTGGATGGTGGCCGGGCGGTCACAGGACGGCCCGCGCGATCAGGTACACGAGGAACGCG
This genomic interval carries:
- the ypfJ gene encoding KPN_02809 family neutral zinc metallopeptidase — protein: MDWKNLPGSGNVEDRRGAGGLPGGGIAVGGVGGLIIALIAMFFGIDPGAILGGGSSQPTQQSQSTQTTQNDEAYQFVDRVLGSTDQVWGSIFKQAGRTYTEPRLVLYTRGTQSGCGQANSAVGPFYCPADQKIYLDTSFFTQMDRQLGGGGDFAYAYVIAHEVGHHVQDELGISDQVDRKQRSARTEAEANSYSVRLELQADCFAGVWGNKTQQDANITQADVQEAVATAEAIGDDNLQRQGQGYVAPDSFTHGSAAQRVKWFMTGFKSGNPNSCDTFNVNYNQL
- a CDS encoding MarR family transcriptional regulator, with product MTARPPSSPPASPLGALLHAIGIQPRTPDELARALGSTPGALSGMLRTLQSGGYVQDATPQQDGCACGPCALKSMCRNADSAEPALHLLRLTPRGETYLRRLT